CCACTGTCACCACCCCGCCCTGCAACTGGTCCAGCACCACGGTGGTGTTGCTGAAGGGGTTGTAGATGGCCACCCAGCTCAGTCCCATCACGGCCATCACGCCGGCCGCGGTGATCTGCCCGACGAATTTGGTGAGCGCGTCCAGGCCCCAGCGGTCGTCGACTATGCCCACCAGCACGATCAGGGTGCCGGCGATCAGGACCGCCGGAATATCCCGGGGATAGTCGAAGCCCCGGCGCAGCGCGGGCAGTTGGTGGGCGAACAGCGCGGCGGCGAGCACGCCCATGTAGATGCCGACCCCGCCCATCCGCGGAATCGGCTCCAGGTGCACATCGCGATCTCGCGGCACCGCGATGGCGCCGAAGCCGATGGCCAGCACCCGGATGCCGCCGGTGGACAACATGGTCACCACCGCGGATACCAGCAGGACCAGGAGGAGTTCGCGGAGCGGGACGACCGCGCCCTGACTGAAAACCATCTACCAGGCCGTCAGCGGGTGGGCTCGGGGGCGAGTTCGTCCGGCGACATGCCCAGGACCTCGGCGACCCGATCGATGGTCACCGCGCCGGCCCGCAACACCCGCGGCCGGTCACCGGTCAGGTCCACGATCGTGGAGGGCACGCCGTGCTCGGCCTGGCCGCCGTCGAGATAGACACCGACCTGCTCGCCCAGCTGCGCGCGGGCCTCCGCCACCGTCGTCGCGGGCGGCTGCCCGGAGACGTTCGCGCTCGACACCGCCATCGGGCCCACCTCCCGCAGCAGTTCCAGCGCGATGGGGTGCAACGGCATGCGCAACATCACCGTCCCGCGGGCATCACCGAGATCCCAGGCCAGCGAGGGCGCTTGCTGCACGACCAGGCTCAGGCCACCGGGCCAGAAGGCCCGGATCAGGTCCCGGGCCTGCGGCTGCACGGAGAAGACGAGTCCGTCGATGGTGTTCCACGAACCCACCAGCACCGGCACCGGCATATCGCGCCCGCGACGCTTGGCCGCCAGCAGGGCGGCGACGGCCGCGGAATCGAACGCGTCCGCGGCGATTCCATAGACCGTGTCGGTGGGTATGACGGCCAGCCGTCCGGATTTCAGGGTCGTCCGCGCGGCAGTCACACCGGCAGCACGAGAATCGGGATCGGAGCAGTCGTAGACGGTACTCACGGCGGTGAGTCTATTGAATGTGTCTCACGGCACGTTGTCCGGCGTCGGACCTGAGCCCGGCGGCCTGTACTCCGGTCCCGACGGCGGGGTCGATCAGGGCGCCCCAGAAACCGCCGGGCACATTCGACCGGCGCATCCGGCACGGCGCCGGAAGCAATTGGCACGCGGCCGGCGAACTCAGCTCCGGTAGCCGGCCGTCAACTCGTGTGACCACGACGGTTGACGAACGATTCCGCGCGGTGCGAACGCGGCCACAGCGGGCTCGATATCGCGTACCGGCGTCCCGTCGATCGCATCCGGGATCGGACCGTGACCGTCAGACCGCCGACAGCAATCAGCGGGCACACGGTCACGTCGATCCGGTTCGGCCGGGCCTCACCGCGCTGATTCCGGCGCGCGGCCGATCGGTATTCCCGCGTGGATGCCGGGCGCCGGTGTGAAGATCACGTCACCGGCCCGGCACCCTCATCGGTTTCGCGATCGGGCCGCGACGAAGCGTGGCTTCCCGGCCAGGTCGGGATGTTCGGCGATCCCGACGAAACCGCCCTGCGCCTCGAACAGAGCCGCGACCCGCGGACCGTGCGAATCGTCGTGTTCGACCGCGGTGACGCCCTCGGGGCGCAGCAACCGGGCGATGGTGGCGATCATCGGTCCGATCACCGCCAGACCGTCCCGGCCGGCGAACAGCGCCGAATGCGGATCGTGTTCGGCCACTTCGGGATCCAGCCGGGCACCGGCGGGGATATAGGGCGGATTGGCGACCACCACGTCGACCCGGCCGTCGAGTTCGGCGAGCACCGCGGGGTCGGTGACATCGCCGGCGTGCACGGTGATCGGCGTATCCCCCAGTGCCGCTTGCCGATCGGCGTTGCGCTGCGCCCATTGCCGTGCGGTGGGGTCGATTTCGACGGCGTGCACCTCGACGTCGGGGCGAGCGTTCGCGATCGCCAGGGCCAGCGCACCGGATCCGGTGCACAGGTCGACCACGATCGGCGGGTGGTCGTGTCCGGCGGCCTCCAGTTGCGCCAGCGCCCAGGCGAAGATCAACTCGGTTTCCGGGCGCGGAACGAAAACTCCCGGACCGACCTCGAGGTCCACCTCACCCATCGACGCGATTCCGGTCAGATGCTGCAACGGCACCCGCTCGGCGCGCCGGGCCACGAGCTTGCGGAACCGCTCGAGTTGTTCGGGGGTGACCATCGGGATCAACGCCAGCCGCGGCCGCTCGACCTCGAGGATATGGGCTGCGAGGTGTTCGGCGTCGATCTGCGGACTGGGTACGCCCGCCGCGGCCAGTACCCCGACCGCCTCGTTGATCGCGGGACGCAGCGGCACGCGATGGTGACCGCTCGCCACGGGAGTTTCGCCCATCGGTGGGCCCTCGATTCCTACTCTGCCGCGAGCCGCGCGGTGCGGTCGGCCTCACCGAGCGCGTTCAGCAGAGCGTCCAGCTCACCGTCGAGCACCGAGTCCAGGTTGTGTGCCTTGAAGCCGATGCGGTGATCGGTGATGCGGTTCTCGGGGAAGTTGTAGGTGCGGATGCGCTCGGAACGGTCGACCGTCCGAATCTGCGACGCGCGGCCCGCGGCAGCGTCGGCCTCGGCCTGTTCCTCGGCCAACGCCTGCAACCGCGCCGAGAGCACCTGCATGGCACGCAACTTGTTCTGCAGCTGGGAGCGCTCGTTCTGACAGGTCACCACGATGCCGGTGGGCAGGTGGGTGATGCGAACCGCCGAGTCGGTGGTGTTGACACCCTGGCCGCCCTTACCGGAGGAACGGTAGACGTCGATGCGCAGATCGGATTCGTCGATCTGCACCTGTTCGACCTCATCCGGCTCCGGATAGATCAGCACGCCGGCCGCGGAGGTATGGATGCGGCCTTGGGATTCGGTCACCGGCACTCGCTGGACGCGATGCACGCCGCCCTCGAACTTCAGCCGCGACCAGACGCCGTCACGGCTGGGCTCGCGGCTCTTGATCGACAGCGTGGCCTCCTTGTATCCGCCCAGATCGGAGACGTTGGCGTCGAGAACCTCGACCTTCCAGCCGTGCCGTTCGGCATAGCGGATATACATCCGGGCCAGATCGGAGGCGAACAGTGCCGACTCCTCGCCCCCTTCACCCGATTTCACCTCGAGCACGACATCGTCGGCATCGTGCGGATCACGCGGGGCGAGCAGATCGGTGAGCGTCTTCTCGAGCTCGGCCACCTGCTGTTCGAGGCCGGGAACCTCGGCCGCGAACGACGAATCGTCGGCGGCCAGCTCCCGGGCCGCGGCGAGGTCGTCACGGGCGGTGCCGAGTTTGGTGTAGGTCGACATGATCGGCGCCAGTTCGGCGAACCGCTTACCGACGCGCCGGGCCTCGGCCGGGTCGTTGTGCAGCGCGGGATCGGACAGCTGCGTCTCCAGGCCGGCGTGTTCGGCGAGGATGTCGTCGATGGCGGATGGGGCCGTGATCTTGTCGGCCATGGCGGTTATGCCTCCTGCTCGGAGTATCGGACACCAGAAACGCACCAACGCCCGGCCTGCGCTGGCAGGACGGGCGTTGGCGGGGTAGCTACTTGGCTTCCGAGGACTCGGACTTCTTGGCACGCTTGCCGTAGCGGGCCTCGAAGCGGGCGACGCGGCCGCCGGTGTCGAGGATCTTCTGCTTGCCCGTGTAGAACGGGTGGCACTGCGAGCAGACCTCGACGGTGATGTGGCCCGACTCCTTGGTGCTGTGAGTCTGGAAGGTGTTGCCGCAACCGCAGACAACGGTGGTCGGCACGTATGCCGGGTGGATTCCTGCCTTCATGGGTGTCCTCTCGATCTGGCCCCGGGTCGCCCGAGCCCACAGCAGCGCTGCGCGGCCTTACTGGACGTGAACCGGAACCGACTAGGCGGGATGGTCTGCCGATCGCAGACGCACCGACGATCCAGTATGCCAGAACCGCCGATACGCACCCACAACGCACCCCACGACCGGTTTGTTCCCGTCACCGTCCGGCGTGAACGGGGCCGGAGCCCCAGGAACTGGTGGCACGCGCTTTCGGCGCGCTCGAGCGAGGGTGAAAACGAGTAGTCGCCTACTCGGGAATGTGAACACCTTTGTTCGTAGATTCGTTGCAGGAGTAGGGGCCTATGCCCGACGAACCGACGACGCGAGGGACACCAGTGATTTTCCACGCCGTGCCGGGGGCGCGCAGATCCCGAGCCCCCGCACTCGATGCCCGTCCTCGGGATACTCGTCGAATCCGCGTGCTGCCGGGGGGTACGTATGCGAGAGAGATCTCCGCCGGTGCGGTTCTGGCCGCATTGGCGCTGATGGCGACGGCCGGGTGGATCACCGCCCCGGGCCGGCCCGACCCCGAACCCGCCGCTCCCGCCGCAGCACCGCCGAAGGCCTATCAGTTCGCCGCGAACTCGGTCTACACCGGCACGATCACCGGGGCCACCGCCCTGATCCTGATCGGGCTGATCGCCGGCGCCGCGGTGGTCGGCCTGCTGTTCTACGCGCCGCGGCCGCCGCGGCGCGACGATACGAAGGAAAGACCCGTCCAACGCACCGCGGCGGCCGCGCCCGAAAGCGCGAACCGCCGCAGTGTGTGCGCACGACCTCTTACTCGTCCAAGGCTCCCGGCGCGGTCTTCGAGACCGTCATCAAGAATTCGACGTTGTTCTTCGACTTCTTCAACCGGTCGATGAGCAGGTCGATCGCCTGCTGCGAATCCAGGCCCGACAGCACCCGGCGCAGCTTGTGCACGACCGCCATCTCGTCGGGCGACATGAGCAGCTCGTCGTGGCGGGTGCTGGAGGGGTTGATGTCGACGGCCGGGAACACGCGACGCTCGGCGATCTTGCGATCGAGTTTGAGCTCGGCGTTACCGGTGCCCTTGAACTCCTCGAAGATGACCGTGTCACCGGTGGAACCGGTCTCCACCATCGCGGTGGCGATGATGGTCAGCGAGCCGCCGTTCTCGATGTTGCGCGCCGCGCCGAGGAATCGCTTGGGCGGGTACAGCGCGGTGGAGTCCACACCACCGGACAGGATGCGACCCGACGCCGGCGAGGAGTTGTTGTAGGCGCGGCCCAGACGGGTGATCGAGTCGAGCAGCACGACGACGTCCTGCCCCATCTCCACCAGGCGCTTGGCCCGCTCGATCGCCAGCTCGGCGACCGAGGTGTGATCGCTCGGCGGCCGGTCGAATGTCGAGGCGATCACCTCGCCGCGCACCGAGCGCTGCATATCGGTGACCTCTTCGGGACGCTCGTCCACCAGCACGACCATGAGGTAGCACTCGGGGTTGTTGATGGCGATCGCATTCGCGATGTCCTGCAGAATCGTGGTCTTACCGGCCTTCGGCGGCGACACGATCAGGGCGCGCTGCCCCTTGCCGATCGGCATGATCAGGTCGATCACGCGCGTGGTGAGCTTGTTCTGCTGGGTTTCCAGGCGCAGTCGCTGGTTCGGGTACAGCGGAGTCAGCTTGTTGAACTCCGGACGGCGCTTGGAAGCATCGACATCCGAGCCGTTGACCGTGTCCAGCCGCACCAGCGGGTCGAACTTCTGGCGCTGATTGCCCTGTTCACCCTCGCGCGGAGCGCGGACCGCACCGGTGATCGCGTCACCGCGGCGCAGACCGTTCTTGCGCACCAGGTTCATCGAGACATACACATCGTTCGGACCGGCCAGATAGCCGGAGGTCCGGACGAACGCGTAGTTGTCGAGCACATCGAGGATGCCGGCCACCGGCTGCAGGACATCGTCGTCGCGCAGCTCGACGTCGCGGCCCTCGCCGCCCTCACGATCACGACCGCCACGGCGGCGCTCCCGGAACCGGCGACCGCGGCGACCGCGACCGCCTTCCTCGTCGTCGTTGCCGCGGGCCGGGCCGTTCTGACCGGCCTGGTTCTGACCGCCACCGGACTGGTTGCGGTCGCGACGACGCTCGCCCGAGTCCTGGTCCGGCTTGGCGTCGCCCGAGGTCTCGGCCTTCGATTCGGTCTTGGCCTCGGCGCGGTTGTCACCGTCACCGCGCTGGTCGCGGCCACGACGCTGCCGGCCCCGACCGCGCTGACCACCCTCACGACCGGACTCGTCACCCGAATCCGCCGGGCGCGCAGCGGATTCCGCCTTCTCCGGCTTCGCGGACTGATCCGTCTTGGCGGCGGCCTTCGCGGGGGCGCCGTCGGCCGGTGCGGAGTCGGCGACGCCGTCGAGCGTCTGCTGCCGGCCGCGCGCGACGCCGTTGCGGCCGCCGCCCTTCGACTCGTTCTTGGCGCGATCCTTACCGCTCGTTTCGGCGGACTTGGAAGTCTCGTTCTTCGACGGCGCACCGGATTCGGTCGCTACGTCGGCATTCGACGCGGGCGTCGCGTCGGCATCGGCGGATTTCGCATCGCCCCGGCCACCGCGCGCGGGCTTGCCGGCGGAGGCCTGGTTTTCCTTGATGGCGGCGATGAGATCGCCCTTGCGCATACCGGATGTGCCTCGGATACCGAGCTCTCCGGCAAGCGCACGCAACTGCGGCAACAACATTCCAGTCAGCCCCGATCGTGCGACGTCGGTGTGTTCGCTCATCTTCGAAATCTGTCCGGAGTCACTTTCGCGGCCGTCCGAGGGACCAGCAGTGGTGTCCACCCCGGGTGTCGCGAGCAGGTCCGTATCTGTCACGGAGATCCTTTCCTTCCCTCGATTGCCGTGTGCATATTCGAGGGTTCGTCCCGAAGCCCGATCACTGTGCCGAGCTCGGATGCCGTATCGCCTGCCCCGCCGGACCGATGGAATTACCACCTGGTCACGGCCACCGGTTCATTGAATGGGAGTGATCATTCCAGTCGCTGTCCCCCACGTCGAGGTCGAAGTCCCGAGTGATTCGAGCCCCCGAGCCACTTAGCTTGAAGCAAGGAGCCTGCTGGAGCGATTGCCCTGATGAAGCACCGGCGTCTGACGCGCACGATGTACGGACGTGCTCAGGATAGCTCTGTCTGATCAGGTCAGCAAGGCAGCCACGCCATCAATCCACGCGTACACCCGCGGAAATATCCGGTTCGACCACGCGCAGACCCTCGCTGTCTGCGAGTTTACGCAGGTCGTCCGGAAATTCTTCGGTTCCCAGCGCCAAGATCGTCGGACCGGCGCCCGACACCATCGCGGCGAGCCCGGCCATCCGCAAACGCGCGATCCACGCGGTCGTCAGCGGCAGCGCCGAGGACCGGTAGCCCTGATGCAAGCGGTCCTGGGTCGCCGGCAGGAGCAGGTCGGGACGGTCGGTCAGCGCGACCACCGCCAGCGCCGCGCGGCTGACGTTGAACGCGGCGTCGCCGTGCGGAACCATATCCGGCAGCAGGCCGCGGGTGTGCGCGGTCGAGGACCGCTCCTGCGGGATCAGCACCGTGGCGCGCAGGTTCGGGTGCGGATCAAGCCGTACCGCGCGGTAAACGCGCTGGTGGTGCTCGACGGTACCGCCCGCGTCGAGTTCACCGGCGCGGTCGGTCTCGGTCCACGACACCACGATGCCGCCGAGGACGCTGGCGGCCGCGTTGTCGGGATGACCCTCGAATTCCGAAGCCAACTGCACCAATTCGGCATCCGAACCCGGCAGCGCCGGATCGAATTTGGCGGCCAGCCCGCGCGCGGCGGCCAGCCCGCCGACCACCGCCGAGGCGGACGATCCCAAACCTCTCGAATGCGGAATGACGTTGCGGCACACCACATCCAGCCCATCGGCCCAGACGCCCGCGGCTTCCAACCCCCGTTCGATCGCGCGAACCACCAGATGCGAAGGGCCCCAGGGGACGTCATCGGCGCCCTCGCCCTCCACTCGGATGGTAAGCCCGGAATCGGTGGTGCGCACGACGATCTCGTCGTACAACCCCAAAGCGATACCGAGCGAGTCGAAACCGGGGCCGAGATTGGCGCTGGAGGCCGGCACCCGCGCGGTGACGGTGATACCGGGTGGGAGCGTCCGCGTCATCAACTGACCTTCGCGCGAACTCAACTCAGGCCAACTCGAGCTCGCGCGCCACCGCTACCGGATCCACCGAGATCGCCTGGACCTGCGGCATACCCAGCAGCGCGGTGTCGGGATCCTTGAGACCGTTACCGGTCACGGTGCACACCACGGTGAGACCGGGCTCGAGCCAGCCCTCCGCGCGGGCGGCCAGCAGACCAGCCACGCTGGCGGCCGAGGCGGGTTCCACGAAAACGCCCTCGGTGCTCGCGACCAGGCGATACGCGGCCAGGATCTCGTCGTCGGTGGCCGCCCGGAAGGCGCCGCCGGACTGCTCCTTGGCGGCCACCGCGCTGTTCCACGACGCGGGGGCGCCGATCCGGATGGCGGTGGCGATGGTCTCGGGATCCTTCACCGGCGCACCGTTCACCAGCGGGGCGGCGCCGGCGGCCTGGACACCGAGCATCCGCGGACGGCCCGTGGTCAGACCGTCGGCGTGATATTCGCTGTAGCCCTTCCAGTACGCGGTGATGTTGCCCGCGTTGCCCACCGGCAGCGCGTGGACATCGGGGGCCTTGCCCAGCGCGTCGCAGATCTCGAAGGCAGCGGTCTTCTGCCCCTCGATGCGGGCCGGATTCACCGAGTTCACCAGGCCGACCTCGGGGAAGTCGGAGGTGACCTTGCGTGCCAGTTCGAGGCAGTCGTCGAAATTGCCCTCGACCTGAATGATCTTGGCGCCGAGCATGACCGCCTGGGCGAGCTTGCCCATCGCGATCTTGCCCTGCGGGATCAGCACCGCGCAGTGCATTCCGGCGCGGGTGGCGTAGGCCGCCGCGGAGGCGGAGGTGTTGCCGGTGGAGGCGCACAGCACGGCCTTCTGGCCGCGGGCCTTGGCGTCGGTCATCGCCATCGTCATCCCGCGATCCTTGAAGGATCCGGTCGGATTCAGGCCCTCGACCTTGAGATACACCTCACAGCCGGTGAGCTCCGACAGGTGGTGCGCGGGCACCAGCGGGGTTCCGCCCTCGTACAGCGTGACCGGCTCCCAATCGGCGCCGACCGCCAGCCGATCCCGGTACGCGGCGATCAGCCCCGGCCACGGAGTGTGCACGGCCCCGGCCGACGGCGGCGCTCCTGTCTGACTCATTCCTCGGTGCCTTCCAATCTCAAGACGCTGGTCACGGACGTGACGGAATCCAACTCGGCAAGTGCTGCCACCGTATCGGCCAGCGCCGACTCCGGTGCGTGGTGGGTGACCACGACCAGTCGTGCGCCCTCGTCGTGTCCCTCCTGGCGGACCGTCGAGATGCTGACACCGTGCTCGGCGAATTTGCCGGACACCGCCTGCAGAACCCCGGTGCGGTCGGCGACCTGCAGGTTCACGTGATAGCGGGTCGGGATGTCGCCGATCGGCGCGATCGGCAGCTCAGCATAAACCGATTCACCCGGTGCGCGGCCACCGTAGAACTTGTTGCGGGCCGCCATCACCAGGTCACCCATGACGGCCGAGGCGGTCGGCGCACCGCCGGCGCCCTGACCGTAGAACATCAGCCGGCCCGCGTTCTCGGCCTCGACCACCACCGCGTTGAAGGCGCCGGTGACCGACGACAGCGGATGCTTGCGCGGGATCAGCGCCGGGTAGACGCGCACCGACACCCGCTCCTTACCGCCGGGACGAACGGTGCTCGTCTCGTCCTCGCCGGGATTGCAGACCGCGGAGCCGTCCATCGACAGCCGTTCACTTCCTGGCATGCGCTCGCAGAGGGCGAGCAGCTTCACCGTGCAGCCGACCGCATCGGCGGTCTCGAGATCCTCAGAGGTGATCTTCGAGATGCCTTCGCGGTAGACGTCGGCGGCGGTGACGCGGGTGTGAAAGGCCAGCGACGCCAGGATCGCGGCCTTCGCGGCGGCGTCGTAGCCCTCGACATCGGCGGTCGGATCCGCCTCGGCGTATCCGAGCCGGGTCGCCTCGGCCAGCGTGTCGGCATAGTCGGCGCCGGTCTCGTCCATCGCCGAGAGAATGAAATTCGTTGTGCCGTTGACGATTCCGACGACCCGATTCACCCGATCACCGGACATCGACTGGATCAGCGGGCGCACCACCGGGATGGCCCCGGCGACGGCGGCCTCGAAATAGAGGTCCGCGCGGCTGCCCTCGGCCGCGGCCGCCAGCTCACCGGTGTAGTCGGCCAGCAGCGCCTTGTTCGCCGTCACCACCGACTTGCCGGCGTTGAGGGCGGCCAGGATCAGCTTGCGGGCCGGATCGATTCCGCCCATCACCTCGACGACCAGATCGACATCGTCGCGGCCGACCAGCGCCTCGGCATCGGTGGTCAGCAGATCGGCGGGGATGCCGCGGTCGACATCGATGCGGCGCACCGCCACACCGCGCAGCACCACCGGCGCGCCCACGCGCGAGCGCAGATCGTCGGCGTGCTCGCGCAGAATGCGCACCACCTCGGTACCGACGTTGCCCATGCCGAGCACCGCCACACCGAGGGGATGTTCGGCCCCGAAACCACCTCGGGCCTGGTTGGCCGCCTCGGTCATGAACCCACCTCCGTCGCTTCCAGGCTCATCAGATCCGCCACCGTCTCCCGGCGCAGCACCAGCCGCGCCGCCCCGTCCCGCACCGCGACCACGGCCGGGCGGGTGAGCATGTTGTAGCGGCTGGCCATCGAATAGCAGTACGCGCCCGTGGCCGCGACCGCGATCAGGTCACCGGGGCCGACATCGGCCGGCATCCAGGTGTCGCGGATGACGATATCGCCACTCTCGCAATGCTTTCCGACTACACGCGCCACCACCGGCGCGCTCTCGCTGGATCGTGAGACCAACCGGCAGTCGTACTCGGCCTGATACAGCGCGGGCCGGATGTTGTCGCTCATGCCCCCGTCGACGCTGACGTAGCGGCGCTGGGCACCGGCATCCAGGGAGACGTCCTTGGTGGTGCCGACCTCGTACAGCGTCACGGTGCCGGGACCGGCGATCGCGCGGCCCGGTTCGACCGCGATGGTCGGGGTGGGCAGTCCGATCTGCGCGGCCTCGGCCTCGACCAGTTGGCGCACCTTGCCCGCGAACTCGTCCAGCGGCGGCGGATCGTCGCTCGGCAGGTACGAAATACCCAGTCCGCCACCGAGATCCAGAATCGCGATCTGCTCGGTGCGCTCGACGCCGAACTTCTCGATCGCGTCGTGCAGCAACCGCAGCATGCGCCGCGCGGAGATCTCGAAACCGTCTATGTCGAAGATCTGCGAGCCGATGTGACTGTGCAGGCCGACCAGGCGCAGATTGCGCGCCTCGAACACCCGCGCCAGCGCCTCCATCGCATCGCCGCCGGCGATCGAGAAGCCGAATTTCTGATCCTCGTGGGCGGTCGAAATGTATTCGTGGGTATGGGCTTCCACGCCGACGGTGACCCGGACCAGGACGTCCTGGACCACACCGGCCAGCGCGGCGACCTCTTCCAGGCGCTCGATCTCGATCAGCGAGTCGACGACGATGTGACCGACACCCGCGGTGACCGCGAACTCCAGCTCGCCCACCGATTTGTTGTTGCCGTGCAACGCGATTCGCTCGGCGGGGAAACCACCGTGCAGTGCGACGGCCAGTTCGCCGCCGGAACACACGTCCAGGTGCAGGCCCTCGTCACGCACCCAGCGCGCGATCTCGCCGCACAGGAATGCCTTGGAGGCGTAGTGAACCC
The genomic region above belongs to Nocardia spumae and contains:
- a CDS encoding L-threonylcarbamoyladenylate synthase; translation: MSTVYDCSDPDSRAAGVTAARTTLKSGRLAVIPTDTVYGIAADAFDSAAVAALLAAKRRGRDMPVPVLVGSWNTIDGLVFSVQPQARDLIRAFWPGGLSLVVQQAPSLAWDLGDARGTVMLRMPLHPIALELLREVGPMAVSSANVSGQPPATTVAEARAQLGEQVGVYLDGGQAEHGVPSTIVDLTGDRPRVLRAGAVTIDRVAEVLGMSPDELAPEPTR
- the prmC gene encoding peptide chain release factor N(5)-glutamine methyltransferase gives rise to the protein MGETPVASGHHRVPLRPAINEAVGVLAAAGVPSPQIDAEHLAAHILEVERPRLALIPMVTPEQLERFRKLVARRAERVPLQHLTGIASMGEVDLEVGPGVFVPRPETELIFAWALAQLEAAGHDHPPIVVDLCTGSGALALAIANARPDVEVHAVEIDPTARQWAQRNADRQAALGDTPITVHAGDVTDPAVLAELDGRVDVVVANPPYIPAGARLDPEVAEHDPHSALFAGRDGLAVIGPMIATIARLLRPEGVTAVEHDDSHGPRVAALFEAQGGFVGIAEHPDLAGKPRFVAARSRNR
- the prfA gene encoding peptide chain release factor 1, with translation MADKITAPSAIDDILAEHAGLETQLSDPALHNDPAEARRVGKRFAELAPIMSTYTKLGTARDDLAAARELAADDSSFAAEVPGLEQQVAELEKTLTDLLAPRDPHDADDVVLEVKSGEGGEESALFASDLARMYIRYAERHGWKVEVLDANVSDLGGYKEATLSIKSREPSRDGVWSRLKFEGGVHRVQRVPVTESQGRIHTSAAGVLIYPEPDEVEQVQIDESDLRIDVYRSSGKGGQGVNTTDSAVRITHLPTGIVVTCQNERSQLQNKLRAMQVLSARLQALAEEQAEADAAAGRASQIRTVDRSERIRTYNFPENRITDHRIGFKAHNLDSVLDGELDALLNALGEADRTARLAAE
- the rpmE gene encoding 50S ribosomal protein L31; the encoded protein is MKAGIHPAYVPTTVVCGCGNTFQTHSTKESGHITVEVCSQCHPFYTGKQKILDTGGRVARFEARYGKRAKKSESSEAK
- the rho gene encoding transcription termination factor Rho translates to MTDTDLLATPGVDTTAGPSDGRESDSGQISKMSEHTDVARSGLTGMLLPQLRALAGELGIRGTSGMRKGDLIAAIKENQASAGKPARGGRGDAKSADADATPASNADVATESGAPSKNETSKSAETSGKDRAKNESKGGGRNGVARGRQQTLDGVADSAPADGAPAKAAAKTDQSAKPEKAESAARPADSGDESGREGGQRGRGRQRRGRDQRGDGDNRAEAKTESKAETSGDAKPDQDSGERRRDRNQSGGGQNQAGQNGPARGNDDEEGGRGRRGRRFRERRRGGRDREGGEGRDVELRDDDVLQPVAGILDVLDNYAFVRTSGYLAGPNDVYVSMNLVRKNGLRRGDAITGAVRAPREGEQGNQRQKFDPLVRLDTVNGSDVDASKRRPEFNKLTPLYPNQRLRLETQQNKLTTRVIDLIMPIGKGQRALIVSPPKAGKTTILQDIANAIAINNPECYLMVVLVDERPEEVTDMQRSVRGEVIASTFDRPPSDHTSVAELAIERAKRLVEMGQDVVVLLDSITRLGRAYNNSSPASGRILSGGVDSTALYPPKRFLGAARNIENGGSLTIIATAMVETGSTGDTVIFEEFKGTGNAELKLDRKIAERRVFPAVDINPSSTRHDELLMSPDEMAVVHKLRRVLSGLDSQQAIDLLIDRLKKSKNNVEFLMTVSKTAPGALDE
- the thrB gene encoding homoserine kinase, encoding MTRTLPPGITVTARVPASSANLGPGFDSLGIALGLYDEIVVRTTDSGLTIRVEGEGADDVPWGPSHLVVRAIERGLEAAGVWADGLDVVCRNVIPHSRGLGSSASAVVGGLAAARGLAAKFDPALPGSDAELVQLASEFEGHPDNAAASVLGGIVVSWTETDRAGELDAGGTVEHHQRVYRAVRLDPHPNLRATVLIPQERSSTAHTRGLLPDMVPHGDAAFNVSRAALAVVALTDRPDLLLPATQDRLHQGYRSSALPLTTAWIARLRMAGLAAMVSGAGPTILALGTEEFPDDLRKLADSEGLRVVEPDISAGVRVD
- the thrC gene encoding threonine synthase, whose amino-acid sequence is MSQTGAPPSAGAVHTPWPGLIAAYRDRLAVGADWEPVTLYEGGTPLVPAHHLSELTGCEVYLKVEGLNPTGSFKDRGMTMAMTDAKARGQKAVLCASTGNTSASAAAYATRAGMHCAVLIPQGKIAMGKLAQAVMLGAKIIQVEGNFDDCLELARKVTSDFPEVGLVNSVNPARIEGQKTAAFEICDALGKAPDVHALPVGNAGNITAYWKGYSEYHADGLTTGRPRMLGVQAAGAAPLVNGAPVKDPETIATAIRIGAPASWNSAVAAKEQSGGAFRAATDDEILAAYRLVASTEGVFVEPASAASVAGLLAARAEGWLEPGLTVVCTVTGNGLKDPDTALLGMPQVQAISVDPVAVARELELA
- a CDS encoding homoserine dehydrogenase; translated protein: MTEAANQARGGFGAEHPLGVAVLGMGNVGTEVVRILREHADDLRSRVGAPVVLRGVAVRRIDVDRGIPADLLTTDAEALVGRDDVDLVVEVMGGIDPARKLILAALNAGKSVVTANKALLADYTGELAAAAEGSRADLYFEAAVAGAIPVVRPLIQSMSGDRVNRVVGIVNGTTNFILSAMDETGADYADTLAEATRLGYAEADPTADVEGYDAAAKAAILASLAFHTRVTAADVYREGISKITSEDLETADAVGCTVKLLALCERMPGSERLSMDGSAVCNPGEDETSTVRPGGKERVSVRVYPALIPRKHPLSSVTGAFNAVVVEAENAGRLMFYGQGAGGAPTASAVMGDLVMAARNKFYGGRAPGESVYAELPIAPIGDIPTRYHVNLQVADRTGVLQAVSGKFAEHGVSISTVRQEGHDEGARLVVVTHHAPESALADTVAALAELDSVTSVTSVLRLEGTEE
- the lysA gene encoding diaminopimelate decarboxylase, producing the protein MSAHPAGPRHAEIPHAPNLPERPADPREMIDLPEKVWPRNASRDAEGVVRLAGVPVTDLAAEFGTPLFVVDEDDFRSRCRDMIRAFGPGARVHYASKAFLCGEIARWVRDEGLHLDVCSGGELAVALHGGFPAERIALHGNNKSVGELEFAVTAGVGHIVVDSLIEIERLEEVAALAGVVQDVLVRVTVGVEAHTHEYISTAHEDQKFGFSIAGGDAMEALARVFEARNLRLVGLHSHIGSQIFDIDGFEISARRMLRLLHDAIEKFGVERTEQIAILDLGGGLGISYLPSDDPPPLDEFAGKVRQLVEAEAAQIGLPTPTIAVEPGRAIAGPGTVTLYEVGTTKDVSLDAGAQRRYVSVDGGMSDNIRPALYQAEYDCRLVSRSSESAPVVARVVGKHCESGDIVIRDTWMPADVGPGDLIAVAATGAYCYSMASRYNMLTRPAVVAVRDGAARLVLRRETVADLMSLEATEVGS